Proteins from one Flavobacterium branchiarum genomic window:
- a CDS encoding ABC transporter ATP-binding protein, with translation MARFKENDLPKSKITATSLNKATIIFKYAGNHQWKFYVGLVFLLFTGATALAFPKLMGMLIDCVKNKDNSEANMIALGLVVILFLQSICSFFRLSLFVNFTENTLANLRSALYSNLVKLPMSFFSQKRVGELNSRISADITQIQDTLTSTIAEFLRQFILIIGGVILLATESLKLTLLMLSVVPLVAVAAVIFGRFIRKYSKKVQDQVAESQVIVEETMQGISIVKAFANEWYEIARYNGKIKEVVKLAIKGGKYRGYFASFIIFCLFGAIVAVVWYGVRLSIAGEMSVGQLISFVLYSTFVGASFGGIAELYAQIQKAIGATERVFELLDESPEKINSHQKSTPIEKIQGNVTFKNVQFSYPSRKEIMVLKDVNFTAKFGQKIAIVGPSGAGKSTISSLLLRFYDIDAGEIIVDGKNIYDYDLENLRGNMSIVPQDVILFGGTIRENIAYGKPDATEEEILLAAKQANAFNFIEGFPEKFDTLVGERGIKLSGGQRQRIAIARALLKNPSILILDEATSSLDSESEKLVQEALEILMQGRTSIIIAHRLSTIRSADQILVLDNGIISEQGTHQELIALENGTYKNLSNLQFSNI, from the coding sequence ATGGCAAGATTCAAAGAAAATGATTTACCCAAATCAAAAATAACCGCTACTTCACTCAATAAAGCAACAATAATATTTAAATACGCAGGAAACCACCAATGGAAATTTTATGTTGGCTTGGTTTTTTTACTCTTTACAGGAGCAACTGCATTGGCTTTTCCTAAACTAATGGGAATGCTAATTGATTGTGTTAAAAACAAAGACAACTCCGAGGCTAATATGATTGCACTTGGACTGGTTGTTATCCTATTTTTGCAATCTATCTGTTCTTTTTTCAGACTATCATTATTCGTAAATTTCACCGAAAACACGTTAGCAAATCTTCGTTCAGCACTTTACAGTAATTTGGTAAAACTTCCGATGTCATTCTTCTCTCAAAAACGAGTAGGAGAATTAAATAGCCGTATCAGTGCCGATATTACTCAGATACAAGACACATTAACATCGACAATTGCTGAGTTTCTACGTCAGTTTATATTAATTATAGGAGGAGTTATTTTATTGGCTACCGAAAGTTTAAAACTAACCTTATTAATGCTTTCAGTTGTTCCGCTTGTAGCAGTTGCAGCAGTTATCTTCGGGCGTTTCATTCGTAAATATTCTAAAAAGGTACAAGATCAAGTTGCCGAAAGCCAAGTTATTGTTGAAGAAACAATGCAAGGAATCAGCATAGTAAAAGCTTTCGCAAATGAGTGGTACGAAATTGCACGTTATAACGGAAAAATTAAAGAAGTAGTAAAACTTGCAATCAAAGGCGGTAAATACCGTGGTTACTTTGCTTCATTTATTATCTTCTGTTTGTTTGGAGCAATCGTAGCAGTTGTTTGGTACGGTGTACGTTTAAGTATTGCTGGTGAAATGAGCGTTGGACAATTAATCTCGTTTGTACTCTACTCTACTTTTGTTGGAGCTTCTTTTGGTGGAATCGCCGAATTATACGCTCAAATACAAAAAGCAATTGGAGCTACCGAACGCGTTTTTGAATTGCTAGATGAATCTCCAGAGAAAATAAACTCTCATCAAAAATCGACTCCTATCGAAAAAATACAAGGAAACGTCACTTTCAAGAATGTACAATTCAGCTATCCGTCGAGAAAAGAAATTATGGTTCTAAAAGACGTTAATTTCACTGCCAAATTCGGCCAGAAGATTGCCATTGTAGGACCAAGTGGAGCTGGAAAATCGACTATATCATCTCTCCTATTACGTTTTTATGATATCGATGCAGGAGAAATCATTGTTGACGGAAAAAACATCTACGATTATGATTTAGAAAACCTAAGAGGAAACATGAGTATTGTTCCTCAGGATGTCATTTTATTTGGTGGAACAATCAGAGAAAATATCGCTTATGGTAAACCAGATGCAACCGAAGAAGAAATATTATTAGCAGCCAAACAAGCCAATGCATTTAATTTCATCGAAGGATTCCCAGAGAAATTCGATACATTGGTTGGAGAAAGAGGAATTAAGCTTTCTGGCGGACAACGTCAGCGTATTGCAATTGCTCGTGCATTACTTAAAAACCCAAGTATCTTGATTCTTGATGAAGCAACATCGTCATTAGATAGCGAAAGCGAAAAATTAGTTCAAGAAGCATTAGAAATTTTGATGCAAGGAAGAACAAGTATTATTATCGCACACCGTTTATCAACTATTCGTAGTGCCGATCAAATCCTAGTACTTGACAACGGAATAATCTCTGAACAAGGAACCCACCAAGAATTAATAGCTCTAGAAAACGGAACCTATAAAAACTTAAGTAATCTACAATTTAGTAATATTTAG